The window GTCAGCGGCTCCGTAGCCACGGAGTCACGCGATTGCCGAGCCTGCGCAGCAATTCGCTCGAAAGATAACCGGCGATGCCGATGCTAATCATGCCGACGACGATTTGCGGATACGAGCCGCCGACGTACGAATTCCAGATGAAGAAACCGAGCCCACCGCCGGCGCCCGTGGCTTGGCTTGCGCCACCCGATATCATCTCGGCCGCAACGACGACGTTCCACGTGATCCCCATTCCGACGGCAGCGCCGACCGCAATCGACGGCAACACACCGGGCAGAATGATCCGGCGAAAGATATCGAACGAGCTCGACCCCATCGAACGCGCGGCTTGAAAATAGCGAATGTCGATCGACTTGGCACCGCCGACGACGTTGAGCACCATCGTGAAGAACGCGCCAAGGAACGTTACGAAGGTGATCGACAGCTCTTGTGTGGGCCAGAAGATGATCGAGAGCGGCACCCACGCGAGCGGCGGTATCGGCCGCAGGACCTCAAAGGTCGGGAAAAGCACGCCGTATGCGGTCCGATTGACCGCGAGTGCGAGACCGAACGGAATTCCCACGACCATTGCAGCGAGAAAGCCGACGGAAACGCGCCAGATGCTCAGATAGCAGCTTTGCCAGTAGCCGGAATCGTGGACGAGTGCTGCCCATATGAGAATGACGTCGGTGGGTGCGGGGATCGCGCTGATCCACGGCAATGCGAATCCCATCCAAGATTTCGACGTAGAACCGAGCTGCCACAAAACGAGGAACACGATGATCGCGACGACTCCGCGCCAGATCGCAATGCTCGTACTCCTGCGCATCAGCCGCCTTCCTTTTCGCCGGCGGCGAACGCCTTGATCGCTTCCTCGTGGACCGCTTCGATCGTCTCTTCCATCAGCGCGCGAAAGCGCGGCGCGGTTAGGACGCTGTAATTGCGCGGATGCGGGATATCGACATCCAGGATTTTCTTCGGCCGGCAGGGGCGCGTCGTCATGATGGCAACGCGCTGCCCAAGGAAAAGCGCTTCCTCCAGATCGTGCGTGATGAAGAAGATCGTCACCGGGTTGCGGTAGTAGATCTCGAGCAGCGCCTCGTGCATAACCGATTTCGTCAGCGAATCGAGTGCGCGATACGGCTCGTCGAGGAGCAAAACTTTGGGATCATTCATCAGCGCTCGGACGATTTCGACGCGACGACGTACACCCGAGGAGAGCTCGCCCGGAAAGTTTTTCTCCATACCGGAGAGGCCGGCGTCTGCCATCATCTGGCGGGCCTTGTCTTCTGCATCCTTGCGTGAGAGGCGGCCTTGCACGATTGGCCCGAACGAAACATTCTCGAGAATCGTCTTCCATGGAAAGAGCGCGCCATTTTGGAAGACGACGACGCGATCGGGACCCGGAGCTGCCTGCGGCTTTCCCGGTCCGCACAAAACCTCACCGTCGAGATAAATCGTTCCCGACGTAATGCTGTGAAATCCGGCGATCGCATTGAGCAGCGTTGTCTTTCCGCAGCCGGAAGGCCCGACGATCATACAGATTTCTCCGGCCGGTATGTCGAGGGAGCAGTGATCGACGGCGAGGATCGCCGCTCCGTCCGGATCGTATACCTTGACGACGTCGTCGATTCGAATCGCGCCGCCGCTCATGCCGCCTCACCCAGCGCCAGCTCACGAACGCGCCACTCCATCAGGAAATTCCCGGCAGCGCGCACGAGCGCACTCGTCGCGTATCCGACGAGTCCGAGCGTGATCATCCCGATGACGATCGTCGGATACTGCACGTCGGTGTACGAGTTCATGATCAGATAGCCGAGGCCGTACTTACCGGAGACCATCTCGGCGGCGACGAGTGAGAACCACGCAACGCCCATCGAGATCTGCAAGCCGGTAAAAATAAACGGCATCGCGCCCGGGACGACAACGTTGAGGAAGACCTGAGGACGACTCGCGCCCAAACATTGCGCGGCGCGAAAGTACGTCTCATCGATCGATTCGACGCCGAGCATCGTGTTTAGCGCAGTCGCGTAGAACGACGCAAGGAACGTCAGGAAGATGACAGGCGTCTCGAGACCCTTGAACATGACAATCGCGAGCGGCACCCATGCTAGGATCGGGATGGGGCGGAGTAATTCGAAAACGGGGAAGATGAATTCTCGGAACGTCTTCGACCATCCGAGAAACAACCCGAGCGGAATGCCGAGCACCGTCGCCAGTGCGAACCCAATCGCGACGCGGCGCACGCTCACCCAAATGTCTAAATAGTAATCGGGCGTGTAGATCGAGATTCCGAACGCCGGGTTCTTACTAAACCACTCTTTGAGGACGCCGTCGGGTCCGGGCAGCTGTGCAAAGCGCGGCAGCTTCCAAACGTCGACGGCGAGATACCAAAATCCGACAAAGAGTGCGAAGCCGATCAGCATCAGATACGGACGCGGACTGCGCAGCCATTGGGCAAACTGCAGCATCGCGACCGAAAGACCGGCGTACTCGCTCGGTTTCGCTCGTTCGCGGAGCTGCTCGCCATGTTCCACCGGGCCGACGGGCAGCCCCACGGGCCGTGCCACGCTACTCGATCTAGCCGGGAAGCGGCGACATGATCACGGCCGACCCGACCGGTGTGGTTAAATGGCGCTCCTTGAGGATGCCTTCCGCAAATTGCGGCATGATGGCATCCGTCCGCAATTTATCGACGTCGATCGAGTGCACGGAGTGCAAGAACGCGGCGTCGTTCTGGATGAGCTGCAGCGTCTCAGGCGTGAAGATGAACGGCATAGTAAGGCGTTCCTTGGCGTTGTTCTGATCGGGGAATTTCCCGTAGAGTGCGCTCGCCATTGTTTTGTTCGTAAAGCCCGTCGTTTGATCGGTCGCCATTGCGACGATCTCCGAAGCATTCTTTGGGTTGGCGAGATAGCGCTGCGCATCCAGCTCGGCCTTAAGCCAACCTTGGACGACATCGGGTCGCGACTGTATGAGATCCGCGCGCATCGTCAGGTAGCCGCTATCGGGTTCGCCGATGCTGAAGCCCGAAGCAACGCGCTTAGCATAGCCTTCTTGAATGATGTGCGACGCGGTCGGCTCCCACAGCACGGCAGCGTCGAGCTTGCCGGAACGAAAGCCGCTCGTGATCACTTCGATATTCTGATTGAGGTAGGAATCCGGCTTGACCCCCAGCTTTTGGAATGCCGCTTGTGCGAAGCGGTCGGCACAGCTGCCTTTGGGAACCGCGACCGTCTTCCCGGTCAGCCATTTGAGAGCTACGATCGGGCTCGAGAAAGTCGGCGCATCGTTGCGCACGAGTAGAATGTTGCACTCATCGTGGCCGACGCCGAGCACTGCTACCATGCGAATGTCCGCGACGCTTTCTTTCGTCGTCGACACGATCGCAGGCATGTCGCCCATGTAGCCGATGTGCTGTTTGCCGGCGAGCATGTTGTTCACGATAATCGCGCCTTGCAAGCCGATTTGGAATTCGACCGTCGACCCGGCGGGCAAGTACTTCTCGTAGAACTTCTTGCCTCGCATTACGACACCCGACCACGACTCGGTGTAATACGGCTGGTATCCCACGACCAGATGTACGGGCTGTCCCGGCTTCCCGAAATCCAATCCCTGATCGGAATACGTCGGCGTAGGCGC of the Candidatus Baltobacteraceae bacterium genome contains:
- a CDS encoding ABC transporter ATP-binding protein — translated: MSGGAIRIDDVVKVYDPDGAAILAVDHCSLDIPAGEICMIVGPSGCGKTTLLNAIAGFHSITSGTIYLDGEVLCGPGKPQAAPGPDRVVVFQNGALFPWKTILENVSFGPIVQGRLSRKDAEDKARQMMADAGLSGMEKNFPGELSSGVRRRVEIVRALMNDPKVLLLDEPYRALDSLTKSVMHEALLEIYYRNPVTIFFITHDLEEALFLGQRVAIMTTRPCRPKKILDVDIPHPRNYSVLTAPRFRALMEETIEAVHEEAIKAFAAGEKEGG
- a CDS encoding ABC transporter substrate-binding protein; translated protein: MAVHLVRALKSVQLWTVGAICATLLLTTAPTPTYSDQGLDFGKPGQPVHLVVGYQPYYTESWSGVVMRGKKFYEKYLPAGSTVEFQIGLQGAIIVNNMLAGKQHIGYMGDMPAIVSTTKESVADIRMVAVLGVGHDECNILLVRNDAPTFSSPIVALKWLTGKTVAVPKGSCADRFAQAAFQKLGVKPDSYLNQNIEVITSGFRSGKLDAAVLWEPTASHIIQEGYAKRVASGFSIGEPDSGYLTMRADLIQSRPDVVQGWLKAELDAQRYLANPKNASEIVAMATDQTTGFTNKTMASALYGKFPDQNNAKERLTMPFIFTPETLQLIQNDAAFLHSVHSIDVDKLRTDAIMPQFAEGILKERHLTTPVGSAVIMSPLPG
- a CDS encoding ABC transporter permease, producing MARPVGLPVGPVEHGEQLRERAKPSEYAGLSVAMLQFAQWLRSPRPYLMLIGFALFVGFWYLAVDVWKLPRFAQLPGPDGVLKEWFSKNPAFGISIYTPDYYLDIWVSVRRVAIGFALATVLGIPLGLFLGWSKTFREFIFPVFELLRPIPILAWVPLAIVMFKGLETPVIFLTFLASFYATALNTMLGVESIDETYFRAAQCLGASRPQVFLNVVVPGAMPFIFTGLQISMGVAWFSLVAAEMVSGKYGLGYLIMNSYTDVQYPTIVIGMITLGLVGYATSALVRAAGNFLMEWRVRELALGEAA
- a CDS encoding ABC transporter permease; translated protein: MRRSTSIAIWRGVVAIIVFLVLWQLGSTSKSWMGFALPWISAIPAPTDVILIWAALVHDSGYWQSCYLSIWRVSVGFLAAMVVGIPFGLALAVNRTAYGVLFPTFEVLRPIPPLAWVPLSIIFWPTQELSITFVTFLGAFFTMVLNVVGGAKSIDIRYFQAARSMGSSSFDIFRRIILPGVLPSIAVGAAVGMGITWNVVVAAEMISGGASQATGAGGGLGFFIWNSYVGGSYPQIVVGMISIGIAGYLSSELLRRLGNRVTPWLRSR